The sequence CGGGAAGTGTAAACGGTTGGTATTGGGAGTTTGGAGATGGATCATTTGCTGCGGTACAACAGCCGAGTCATCAATATGCATCATCCGGCAACTATACGATCACGCTCATAGCCATGACCGATAAAGGATGCAGCGATACAGCATCTACGCAAACTACAGTGAATGCCCTGCCTCAAAGCGGATTTACCGTTACAAATGCATGTCTCGGTAGTCCGGTACAATTAACGGATACCAGTCTGGCAGGTAGTAGTGCAATAACAAGCTGGTCATGGAATTTAGGTGATGGCTCCACCTCAAGTCTTCCGAATCCTACTCATAATTATGCAGCTACCGGTACCTATAATGTACAACTCATCGTTCAAAATAGTGATGGCTGTACAGATACAGTGAACAGAAGCATCAATGTATATCCTGTTCCCGTTGCAGATTTCTCATCCAATGATGTTTGTTTGAATGGAAGTACAAACTTCTTTGATCAAACTCAGATTACCGGAGGAGGAACATTCAATTACAGCTGGAATTTCGGAGATAACACGGTTGACAATAGTGCGAATCCGCAACATACCTATACCGCACCCGGAAGTTATAATGTAAGTCTGACCGTGACGACTCCTGCAGGATGTACTGCGAGTATCAACCGTACCGTTACCGTCTTCCCCTTGCCGGTGGCAGATTTTACCGCCGGAGATGTGTGTATGAATGAGCCTGTACAGTTACTGGATAATTCAACTGTTTCGACCGGTAGCATTACAGGATGGTCATGGTCATTAGGAGATTCATCAACCAGTACAGCACAAAATCCTACACATTTCTATGCCACACCGGGCTTCTATACCATCACGCTGGAAGCTACTTCTAATGCAGGTTGCAGAAATGCAGTGACGGATTCGATTGAGATCTTTGAAGCGCCTTCTCCAATGCCGGTAGCAGGGAATGGTTGCATAGGAGTGAATATTCCCCTGATCGACACGAGCTCAGGTGCCAATAATAATATCGTCAACTGGGATTGGAACTTCGGAAACGGTAATACTTCTAATCTGGCCAATGCCTCTGCTACTTATACCGCTTCAGGAACTTATACAGTGACTCTTACCACCACCAATGCAAATGGTTGTCGTGCTACTGCAACAACCAATGTCATCATCAGTCCATTGCCGGTGGCAGGATTTACTGCCGGTACAGCTTGTCTGAATACTGCAGTCCAGTTCAATAATACCTCTACCATCAACGGTGGTACTATCACCGGTTATAGTTGGGACTTTGGAGATAATGGTGGGACTTCTACTTCACAGGATCCATCCTATGTGTATTCACAAGCCGGGACGTATACGGTTTCATTGATTGTAATGAGTGGTGATGGATGTACTGACACCATCTTCGGACAAGTTGTCGTTAATCCATTACCGGTAGCTCATTTTAATGATATCAATGCACAAGGTTGCGGCCCGATTCTCGTGCAGTTTACGGATTCATCCTTTATCAGCTCGGGAAATGTGGTAGCCTGGGATTGGGATTTCGGTGATGGAGGTACTTCATCTTTACAAAACCCTTCGCATACCTATACTCAAAGTGGAACATATAATGTCAGCTTATCCGTAACTTCTGATTCCGGTTGTGTCAACACCATCACGATGCCCAATGTGGTTACCGTTTATCCGGGACCATTGGCAGAATTTGAGCCTGATCCGGCTACCCAAACGATCATGAATCCGAACTTTAATTTCATCAATTTATCCAGTGGCGGTCTTACCTATGCCTGGACATTCGGTGACGGAGGTTCCTCCACACAGTTTGAGCCATCTTATACCTACAGAGATACCGGAAACTACATGGTGACTTTATGGGTAGTGAACGCCTACGGTTGTCGCGATTCTGTACAACACCCGGTTCGTGTAGAGCCCATCTTTAGCTGGTGGATTCCTAATGCCTTTACTCCAAATGGTGACGGTACGAACGAAGGATTCAATATCAAGGGTATTTATATTGCCGATGTCAAGTTAAGCATCTTTAACCGTTGGGGAGATCAGATTTTCTTCAGCGAAGGAGCAGATAACAGGCCATGGGATGGAAGTGTGGCCGGTCGCCCGGAACCTGCACAGGAAGGTGTTTATGTCTACTCTGTAAAAGTCACTGACGTATGGGGTAAGATTCATGAGAAAGTAGGGCATGTAAGTTTGGTGAGATAACCATTAGAAGAATAGATTAAAAAACAGTTTCGGATTACAGAAGAGGAAGGTGTAGTTAAATTCTAAATGCGACGAGGTTCCATTTAATTTTCACAAAAAACTATATATTTCCACTCTGTAATCCGATTTTTAATGCAGTAAAATTCGATATAACGATCCTCCCCTCCCAAACTCGTCAGTTGACGAGAGTTTCCCCCTGGCGAAGCGATATTTCTGTAGAGATAAATTTTAAAAGATATATTACTCCCTTTTTGATTTGAAAAGTGAATACATCCCAATTCGATTATTTTCTATTCTTTTTCTAAATCTAAAACCTTGGTTTTTACTGCTAAAGTCAGTTTAATAATGCAATTCAAGAATAGTTACTATATTTAGCATTGGAAATGGGTTTGAAGTCGATCCCCAAAAACATCCAAAGCTATGTTCAAATTCAAAAGTTCAATTTCGTTTCTTCTTGTCCTTTCAGCCGGTAATGCAATAGCACAACACCATCCTCAAACCGATTCGCTGGTAAAGATGATGGTAGAACAAAATACATTGACCGGAACGATGAACCAGGGTACCGAACTGGTATTGGAAAACAAGATGGAGCAGGCAAATATTTTTTTTACCAATGAAATTGCTACGGATGCCGGGAGTAGAGAGGCCTATTTTAACCGTGGCGTTGTGAACTGGGCCATGAGCAATCCTGAGAATGCCTGTCGTGACTGGAGTTCTCTACTTGCACTCGGAGATACAGCTGCGTTCAAGTTGCTGGATAAAAACTGTCACGGGAATATGGTCATTGAAGATGATACCATTCCGAAGAAAGTATACCGTCAGTTATTCGCGCAAAAGAAGGATGCCAAAACACTATCAGCGAATTCCGGTGCCCTGAATGTAGCAGATCAAATGCCGCAATTTCCGGGAGGTGATAAAGGAATTCTTTCCTACTTTAAAAATAACATCATGTCCATTAAGGATGCTCAACCGGGCACGGTGTATGTGAGTTTCATCATTACCAAAAAGGGAAAAGTTTTGTATCCGTATGTCACACGAGGCATCAACGCGTCCTGTGACAAAGAAGCTTTACGTTTAGTGCAATCCATGCCCGACTGGCAACCCGGAAAGCTGAAGGGTAAGCCGGTGTTAGTGCGGTATGCCCTTCCTGTTAGGTTTAGTATGAAGTAGGAGGATGGTGGAAGGGATTATACTTAGTCCCGGTTCGCTGATCTTCCAGAGCCACAGTTTGGCGCGGTATCTCTGTAAGGAAAAGATGATCACTTCGTATCACAAGCCCGCACCGACCGAAGGTCGGTGCGGGCTTGTGAGGGGGGGCGACGGCGTCCTCTTGTACCAGTGTTATGTCCCTACGGGACAAGCATGGCTATACGTTTCAATTTTGGACCTTAAACCATGAAGCAGAATCGCCAAAGGCGATACGCTTCATGGTAAACCTTTCCCGTCAGCACAATCCCGATAGCTATCGTCCCGATAGCTATCGGGAGACGGGATCATCTCGTATATCACGAGACCCGTGGACACGTGGCGAGTGTCTCGTCATCACAATCCCGATAGCTATCGTCCCGATAGCTATCGGGATTGTGATGCCGAGATCATCTCGTATGTCACGAGACCTGCGTTCGCAGAGCGAGTGAAAACTTTGAAGCAGAATCGCGACCATGAAGCAGAATCGCGAAAAGCGATATGCTTCATGGTATACCTTAAACTTTAAACCTTAAACTTTAAACTTTAAACTTTCTTATCGAAGATCAACAACCTCAACGCCTGGATATTTCGCTTTATTGAAGGAAAAATTTTCATTCGTAACAACAGCGTTGGGAGTGAATTTTACGATGGAGTAGGTGAGGATGCCTCCGTTTTTTTCAAAAATCCGGGCTTCACTGACGTATTTAGCGGTCTTGTCGATGTTGAGAATGATCTTGAAATAGTTCTTCTTGGAGTCTTCAGGCGTTAGTTCGATTTGTTGAACTTGTTTTCCGGCACTTGTTTTCTCTCCGAGATATTTGGATTTAAATCCCTTTTCATACATCGTGAAAATGGTAGTGGGTGATATTGCACCTTCAGTTGTTTTTGCCTCACTGATCTGTACTTCGTTGGATTCTTTTAAATAGGTCCAGGTAGTAGTACCATCACTCATGACGGTTTGATCGGACATCACAAAATTGAAACGCGTACCGCTGAGCAATATAGTGCCTGTAAAGGATTCTGTTTTTTTACTTTTTTGATCGAGACGGTCAAGTTTAAAAGAGGCTTCGAGCGATTTGTAAGATTTATATTTAGCACTTACGCTTTTTAGTATTTCCTGCGCTTTGGCATCAGTTTGTGCATTTAGGCTATAGCTACAGGAGAAGGCTAGCACTATTAAAGCGCTAATAATTTTGTTCATTTTCATAATCGGTTGGTTCGGCAAAGATAAAGTTTCAAACCATCAGACCCCTGATGGTGACTTCAGGCTTTTCAATAATTGTTCCAAACTTGCCAAATCCTTGCAACGCACCTCTCTTGCCTTACTTCCTTCAAATGGGCCTATGATGCCGGCTGCTTCTAATTGATCTACCAAACGTCCAGCTCTGTTATAGCCCAACTTTAGCCTTCTTTGCAGT is a genomic window of Bacteroidota bacterium containing:
- a CDS encoding outer membrane lipoprotein carrier protein LolA, producing MNKIISALIVLAFSCSYSLNAQTDAKAQEILKSVSAKYKSYKSLEASFKLDRLDQKSKKTESFTGTILLSGTRFNFVMSDQTVMSDGTTTWTYLKESNEVQISEAKTTEGAISPTTIFTMYEKGFKSKYLGEKTSAGKQVQQIELTPEDSKKNYFKIILNIDKTAKYVSEARIFEKNGGILTYSIVKFTPNAVVTNENFSFNKAKYPGVEVVDLR
- a CDS encoding energy transducer TonB, producing the protein MFKFKSSISFLLVLSAGNAIAQHHPQTDSLVKMMVEQNTLTGTMNQGTELVLENKMEQANIFFTNEIATDAGSREAYFNRGVVNWAMSNPENACRDWSSLLALGDTAAFKLLDKNCHGNMVIEDDTIPKKVYRQLFAQKKDAKTLSANSGALNVADQMPQFPGGDKGILSYFKNNIMSIKDAQPGTVYVSFIITKKGKVLYPYVTRGINASCDKEALRLVQSMPDWQPGKLKGKPVLVRYALPVRFSMK